One stretch of Desulfovibrio sp. UCD-KL4C DNA includes these proteins:
- a CDS encoding CHASE2 domain-containing protein produces the protein MITTLIVAALYIFRPSMLQFVDYKIYDEFMRMSPVGEKTNIPVIINIDEESLAELGQWPWPRYRMALLLAKIQQAGALSTGLDILLAEPDRTSPQIIQKNLQNELGVTINFQGLPTGLMNNDQVLADVLAQGRYVLGFYFNFHNKFSENHVQTSECILKPLSIAQLKTRDAPQLDELTHTAISAICPLPILTKASTLCGFYNSITDFDGVVRRVPLIISWNGGQYPSLALATLMKAMNQKSVIAKTTKYGFESIRVGKTIIPVDSKGQMLVRYRGGVNEFPYYSARDILNGKIGKKELKSKIVLMGTSAAGLRDLRVTPYTSNFPGVEVHATVIDNILTNDFLLSPDWIPGLGLIILLAAGILTTILLTWTSSLLMVIPIAGMAITTVAGALFVFKTYHAYLTPTYALITLGLNFTMLTLIKFWREEGQKKFLQATFSSYLAPELIDEMFSKREMPELGGEAKTITAYFTDIQSFSTFSEKLTATQLVELLNEYLSVMTDILIENKGTLDKYEGDAIIAFFGAPIDAPDNALRACKVAVAMQKANNKLRDKWSKEKQRPDEPTRNTKVFPEDEWAPDDKWPKVVHRMRTRIGINTGEIVVGNMGSAMRMNYTMMGDAVNLAARLEEGAKQFGIFTAVSHFTLEMDAIDENCHACKVMDLVEARLIDNIQVVGKSKPIRIYELVAMKGGLTENEKILFELFSKAREYYVKTEWDEAIELYTEAEKYERFTDTKVTPSEMFRKRAEEYKINPPVPAGEVWDGVYRMTKK, from the coding sequence ATGATTACGACGCTTATTGTTGCAGCCCTATATATTTTCAGGCCTTCAATGCTACAATTTGTTGATTATAAAATATATGACGAATTCATGCGCATGTCGCCTGTAGGAGAAAAAACAAACATTCCGGTAATCATAAATATCGATGAAGAAAGTCTTGCAGAGCTTGGACAGTGGCCATGGCCACGATACAGAATGGCTTTGCTATTAGCAAAAATACAGCAAGCCGGAGCTCTTTCAACAGGGCTTGATATACTCCTTGCTGAACCGGATAGAACTTCTCCGCAGATAATTCAGAAAAACCTTCAAAATGAGCTTGGAGTTACTATTAACTTTCAGGGCTTACCAACAGGGTTAATGAATAATGATCAGGTTCTTGCCGATGTGCTTGCGCAAGGCAGATATGTTCTTGGTTTTTATTTTAATTTCCATAACAAATTCAGTGAAAATCACGTACAAACCTCTGAGTGTATATTAAAACCTCTTTCCATAGCACAGTTAAAAACCAGAGATGCACCGCAGCTTGATGAACTTACCCACACTGCGATAAGTGCAATCTGTCCTCTACCAATACTGACAAAAGCTTCAACCTTATGCGGATTTTATAACTCTATTACGGACTTTGACGGAGTGGTCAGGCGAGTTCCGCTGATTATATCATGGAACGGAGGACAATATCCAAGTCTGGCACTTGCAACACTGATGAAAGCGATGAACCAAAAAAGTGTTATCGCAAAAACTACAAAATATGGCTTTGAATCAATCAGAGTAGGCAAAACTATCATTCCAGTTGACTCAAAAGGACAGATGCTTGTCCGTTATCGCGGCGGTGTTAATGAATTTCCATATTACAGTGCACGTGACATTCTAAACGGAAAAATCGGCAAGAAAGAACTCAAAAGTAAAATAGTACTTATGGGAACCTCTGCCGCAGGGCTTAGGGATCTGAGGGTAACACCGTACACCTCCAACTTCCCCGGTGTTGAAGTTCACGCTACCGTCATCGACAATATTCTTACAAATGACTTTCTGCTCAGCCCAGACTGGATTCCAGGGCTGGGGCTTATCATATTGCTTGCCGCTGGAATTTTAACAACCATACTCCTTACATGGACCAGCTCTCTCTTAATGGTTATTCCTATTGCCGGGATGGCTATTACAACCGTTGCCGGAGCCTTATTTGTTTTCAAGACATATCACGCTTACCTTACTCCCACCTATGCTCTGATTACATTGGGGCTGAATTTTACAATGCTAACATTAATCAAATTCTGGCGTGAAGAAGGACAAAAAAAATTCCTACAGGCAACCTTCTCATCATACCTTGCACCAGAACTTATCGACGAGATGTTTTCAAAAAGAGAAATGCCGGAACTGGGAGGCGAAGCAAAAACAATCACAGCCTACTTTACAGATATTCAAAGCTTCTCCACTTTTTCCGAAAAGCTTACCGCAACACAACTTGTTGAGCTGCTTAACGAATACCTATCAGTAATGACAGATATTCTTATTGAGAACAAAGGAACCTTAGATAAATACGAAGGAGATGCCATAATAGCTTTCTTCGGTGCACCGATAGATGCTCCAGATAATGCTCTGCGCGCCTGCAAGGTCGCTGTCGCCATGCAAAAGGCCAATAACAAACTTCGAGATAAATGGAGTAAGGAAAAGCAACGACCGGATGAGCCAACCAGAAATACCAAAGTATTCCCTGAAGATGAATGGGCTCCAGATGATAAATGGCCTAAAGTCGTCCACCGGATGCGTACCAGAATAGGTATCAACACCGGAGAAATAGTTGTCGGTAACATGGGTAGTGCCATGCGCATGAACTACACTATGATGGGTGACGCTGTTAACCTTGCCGCCCGTTTGGAAGAAGGCGCAAAACAATTCGGCATATTCACAGCAGTCAGTCATTTTACACTGGAAATGGACGCTATTGATGAAAACTGCCATGCCTGCAAAGTTATGGACTTGGTAGAAGCAAGGTTAATCGATAACATTCAGGTTGTAGGAAAAAGCAAACCGATCAGAATCTATGAACTGGTTGCCATGAAAGGCGGCCTGACCGAAAACGAAAAAATTCTGTTTGAACTGTTCAGCAAAGCACGTGAATATTACGTTAAAACAGAATGGGATGAGGCCATTGAATTATACACAGAGGCTGAAAAATATGAACGGTTCACAGACACCAAAGTCACGCCGTCAGAAATGTTCCGCAAAAGAGCAGAAGAATATAAGATTAATCCGCCTGTACCAGCCGGAGAAGTTTGGGATGGGGTTTATCGGATGACTAAGAAGTAG
- a CDS encoding BMP family ABC transporter substrate-binding protein, with product MIINKMVIMRNFYILNILLIAIFGNFVCAYADNFKPVVVYQGSIDKNSYNLAIHDGVKSFFEKTGMNCTESVVGFKMDDYLRTVKKYADEGYSPIFIPYGNHFVHLVSFVRKYPATRFIVLGTVYDEPNIFSFIMAEHEGSFLAGALAAMASKSKIIGFISIQDIPFLRRFCCGYAQGAKHIDPDIKILKGFTGSYPGAWFDGNATATMANSMMDKGADVIYQVAGGAGPAVLKAAAKRGKLGIGVDINQNGLYPGSVLTSMVKRTDKAVFAALMLAKRGVWRDNYKRLGLEQDAVGIVFDENNKSLVSFEMRARIENIKKEIELGSILVHDYTEDMKCSACVKK from the coding sequence ATGATTATAAATAAAATGGTGATCATGCGTAACTTTTATATTTTAAATATTTTGCTTATTGCAATTTTTGGAAATTTTGTTTGTGCTTATGCTGATAATTTTAAACCTGTGGTGGTTTATCAGGGTAGTATTGATAAAAATTCATATAATTTAGCCATTCATGATGGTGTTAAATCTTTCTTTGAAAAAACTGGAATGAATTGTACCGAATCTGTTGTAGGTTTTAAAATGGATGATTACCTCAGAACAGTTAAAAAATATGCAGATGAAGGCTATTCCCCAATCTTTATACCTTATGGAAATCATTTTGTTCACTTGGTAAGTTTTGTACGTAAATATCCGGCGACCAGATTTATTGTACTTGGTACTGTGTATGATGAGCCAAACATTTTCTCTTTTATTATGGCTGAACATGAAGGTTCCTTTTTGGCAGGAGCTTTGGCGGCTATGGCTTCGAAAAGCAAAATAATTGGTTTTATTTCTATTCAAGATATTCCTTTTTTGCGTCGTTTTTGTTGCGGATATGCTCAAGGCGCAAAACATATTGATCCAGATATAAAAATTCTTAAAGGTTTCACCGGTAGTTACCCGGGGGCGTGGTTTGATGGCAATGCCACCGCAACAATGGCTAACAGCATGATGGATAAAGGAGCTGATGTAATTTATCAGGTGGCAGGAGGTGCTGGTCCTGCTGTACTTAAGGCAGCTGCAAAGCGTGGAAAACTTGGGATCGGTGTGGATATAAATCAGAATGGTTTATATCCCGGCAGTGTTCTTACTTCAATGGTCAAGCGCACTGATAAAGCTGTTTTTGCTGCTTTGATGCTAGCTAAAAGAGGTGTTTGGCGCGATAATTATAAAAGACTCGGACTTGAACAGGATGCAGTTGGAATCGTTTTTGATGAAAACAACAAGTCATTAGTTAGTTTTGAGATGCGCGCGCGTATTGAGAATATAAAAAAAGAAATTGAGCTTGGTTCAATCCTTGTTCATGATTACACTGAGGATATGAAGTGCTCTGCTTGTGTTAAAAAATAA
- a CDS encoding 4Fe-4S dicluster domain-containing protein: protein MKVTRKLIHIDEELCNGCGECVPGCAEGALQIIDGKARLVAEKYCDGLGACLGECPTGALTVKDVETEDFDPEAVRDLLTKQGREVPNHMPSPESLRLSKATAKAAPKSGCGGSKIMEFSPCQKANVPTDIVNEVGPSHLTHWPIQIRLVQPEAPFLKGADLLLTADCVAVSMPGYHERFLPGRKVLMGCPKFDDVELYIERLTAIFATCGLKSITLLEMEVPCCSNMSKITAQALQNSGFEIPAEKIVVARTGEVIFKGSLTQPVLR from the coding sequence ATGAAGGTTACAAGAAAACTCATCCATATTGACGAAGAACTTTGTAACGGTTGCGGAGAATGTGTTCCCGGCTGTGCAGAAGGTGCGTTACAAATTATTGACGGTAAGGCTCGTCTGGTTGCCGAGAAGTATTGTGATGGATTGGGAGCCTGTCTAGGTGAATGCCCTACCGGAGCTCTTACTGTTAAAGATGTGGAAACCGAAGATTTTGATCCTGAAGCTGTACGAGATTTGCTTACAAAACAAGGCAGGGAAGTTCCGAACCATATGCCTTCACCTGAAAGTTTAAGGCTTAGTAAAGCTACAGCAAAAGCAGCTCCAAAATCCGGCTGTGGTGGTTCAAAAATTATGGAGTTTTCTCCATGTCAAAAGGCCAATGTACCGACTGATATAGTAAATGAAGTCGGCCCGTCACATCTTACACATTGGCCTATTCAGATTAGGCTTGTTCAGCCTGAAGCTCCGTTTCTTAAGGGCGCAGATCTTTTGCTCACCGCAGATTGCGTTGCCGTTTCCATGCCCGGGTATCATGAAAGATTTCTCCCAGGACGCAAGGTTTTGATGGGCTGCCCTAAGTTTGATGATGTTGAACTTTATATTGAAAGACTTACAGCCATCTTTGCAACATGCGGACTGAAGTCTATTACTCTTCTTGAAATGGAAGTGCCATGCTGCTCAAACATGAGCAAAATTACTGCGCAGGCTCTTCAGAATTCAGGATTCGAGATTCCTGCTGAAAAGATTGTCGTTGCCCGCACGGGTGAAGTTATTTTTAAGGGAAGTCTTACTCAGCCTGTTCTTCGTTAA
- a CDS encoding Crp/Fnr family transcriptional regulator: MKKTHNLGQINLFAGLSESQLKKLDGIAVPRKITRGEQIFSMGQEASGFYSVEDGRVKIYRESLSGKEQIIHIFGCGEIFGEVPVFQGSSYPASAITLENSTLLYFSRDKFEKIIKEDPSLAMSMLALLSGRLRKMVNKVAALSLEEVPGRLASYLLLLKTTQNSNILKLDLQKGQIAAYLGTIQETLSRIFKKMSEQGLIKVDKKTVEIIDETTLELIASGEEQL; this comes from the coding sequence ATGAAAAAGACACATAATCTTGGCCAAATAAACTTATTTGCAGGACTATCGGAAAGCCAGTTGAAAAAACTGGATGGCATTGCCGTTCCTAGAAAAATTACACGTGGTGAACAAATCTTTTCCATGGGACAGGAAGCCAGCGGATTTTACAGTGTCGAAGATGGGCGGGTAAAGATTTACAGAGAATCACTTTCCGGTAAAGAACAGATTATACATATCTTCGGATGCGGCGAAATTTTCGGAGAAGTGCCTGTTTTTCAAGGCTCAAGCTATCCTGCAAGCGCGATAACACTTGAAAACTCAACCCTGCTCTATTTTTCACGCGACAAATTCGAAAAAATAATTAAAGAAGATCCGAGCTTAGCCATGAGTATGCTGGCTCTGCTGTCAGGAAGACTTAGGAAAATGGTCAATAAAGTAGCCGCCCTCAGCCTTGAAGAAGTTCCCGGAAGACTAGCAAGTTACCTGTTACTACTGAAAACCACTCAGAATTCAAATATTCTAAAGCTAGACTTGCAAAAAGGACAGATAGCCGCGTACCTAGGCACAATACAAGAAACTCTCTCACGTATTTTTAAGAAAATGAGCGAGCAGGGATTAATAAAAGTCGACAAAAAAACTGTCGAAATTATTGATGAAACGACTCTGGAGCTTATTGCGAGCGGGGAGGAACAACTTTAA
- a CDS encoding cysteine synthase, whose amino-acid sequence MFANDILELVGGTPLLEMRHLNPSKNVKIMAKLESMNPGGSIKDRVASAMIKRAEESGELTPGKIIIEATSGNTGIGLAMACAVKGYKLMLIMPETASEERKMIMRAYGADILLTPGHLATDGAIEQAYRFYREEPEKYLLTDQYNNTASISAHYDGTAQEIWDQTDGKVTHVVACLGTSGTIMGITKRLKELNPAIQIIAVEPKPGHKIQGLKNMQESYPPGIYDKQKLDRIIRVEDGDAFDSCRRLAKEEGVFVGMSSGAAMSGAAAIANELENGLIVTIFPDGGERYLSTSLFRPQIFKGPKIFDQSTGEDKILSGVDGATGMFTMGPSFDNPYDPEAFRRIVMLDVLARHLEREGSKVSALVGLADLEDQTLAVSRDRGVSREDFAKEITSAVEAVAKLLGVRKSVRFGRASACVDRTIAICRTMLAHGLAYEKLRSVYFDVSRDKGYGHMSNMDIDMVSLGKTVDMDDYIKENPRDFTLLKRATLQDLKLGDVLETDWGNVRPSWFLQQAVTALEGLSGVSLLLAGEIHRFPHLENLRAIWAGAGIAPQVWMVAQPVLPGGAVLPCVDELIEQAGQPIAVRMWMLSSSYKKPLVCSEQAISMWVKNQQKLQDLAAGLSMLANSSGEISEDIDQEVFTLKSGLSQALDDNLKLHRFWPILFGFCKTVNSLLGSAKLCGAEAQFCLNQLLEVDDILGILDHDAMPVPFVKLPEDVKLILEDRELARGKKDFATADALRDKLLEAGFNVEDSSDGARVFKVR is encoded by the coding sequence ATGTTTGCAAATGATATTCTTGAACTGGTCGGCGGAACACCTCTTCTAGAGATGCGTCATCTTAATCCAAGTAAAAATGTCAAGATTATGGCTAAGCTTGAATCAATGAATCCGGGTGGTTCAATAAAAGACCGCGTAGCCTCTGCTATGATTAAGCGGGCAGAGGAGTCCGGCGAGCTTACCCCCGGTAAAATCATAATTGAAGCTACTTCCGGCAACACTGGAATAGGTTTGGCAATGGCCTGCGCAGTTAAAGGGTATAAGCTTATGCTGATTATGCCTGAAACTGCGTCCGAGGAGCGTAAAATGATTATGCGTGCTTACGGGGCGGATATTCTGCTTACTCCCGGGCATTTGGCAACTGATGGGGCAATAGAGCAGGCTTATCGCTTTTATCGCGAGGAGCCTGAAAAGTATCTCTTGACAGATCAGTACAACAATACTGCGTCAATCTCAGCACACTATGATGGAACGGCTCAGGAAATATGGGATCAGACTGATGGAAAGGTTACTCATGTTGTTGCCTGTCTGGGAACAAGCGGAACCATAATGGGGATAACCAAACGTCTTAAAGAGCTTAATCCAGCTATACAGATTATTGCTGTTGAACCTAAGCCCGGTCATAAGATTCAAGGGCTTAAGAATATGCAGGAATCTTATCCTCCCGGGATATATGATAAGCAGAAGCTGGACCGCATAATCCGTGTTGAAGACGGTGATGCTTTTGACAGTTGCCGCAGACTTGCGAAAGAAGAGGGCGTTTTTGTAGGAATGAGTTCAGGAGCTGCGATGTCCGGAGCTGCAGCCATTGCTAATGAGCTTGAGAATGGTCTGATCGTTACTATTTTTCCTGACGGTGGTGAGCGTTATCTTTCAACTTCTCTTTTCCGTCCGCAAATTTTTAAAGGTCCGAAAATTTTTGACCAGTCCACAGGTGAAGATAAAATTTTATCAGGCGTTGACGGCGCAACCGGAATGTTCACCATGGGACCGTCTTTTGATAATCCATACGACCCTGAAGCATTCCGGCGTATTGTTATGTTAGATGTTCTTGCGCGCCATCTTGAACGTGAGGGAAGCAAAGTTTCTGCGTTGGTAGGCCTTGCCGATCTTGAAGATCAGACACTTGCCGTTTCTCGTGACAGAGGTGTTTCTCGTGAAGATTTTGCTAAAGAAATAACCTCAGCAGTGGAAGCCGTCGCTAAGCTTCTAGGTGTTCGAAAGTCCGTTCGTTTCGGAAGAGCTTCTGCCTGCGTTGATAGAACTATAGCAATCTGCCGGACTATGTTGGCTCACGGCCTTGCTTACGAAAAACTTCGGTCAGTATATTTTGATGTGTCCCGCGACAAGGGATATGGACATATGAGTAATATGGATATCGATATGGTCAGTCTCGGCAAGACAGTTGATATGGACGATTACATTAAAGAAAATCCACGTGATTTTACACTTCTTAAGCGAGCAACTCTGCAGGATTTAAAACTTGGAGATGTACTTGAAACCGATTGGGGCAACGTGCGCCCAAGCTGGTTTTTGCAGCAGGCCGTAACGGCTCTGGAAGGACTGTCGGGAGTAAGTTTGCTTTTAGCCGGAGAAATTCACAGGTTTCCGCATCTGGAAAATTTACGCGCAATCTGGGCGGGAGCAGGAATTGCTCCGCAAGTATGGATGGTTGCACAGCCCGTATTGCCCGGTGGCGCAGTTTTGCCTTGCGTTGATGAATTAATAGAACAGGCGGGACAACCCATTGCGGTACGTATGTGGATGCTTTCATCCTCATATAAGAAACCATTGGTGTGCAGTGAGCAGGCTATTTCCATGTGGGTTAAGAATCAGCAGAAGTTGCAGGATCTTGCCGCAGGGCTGAGTATGCTTGCGAATAGTTCCGGTGAAATTTCAGAAGATATCGATCAGGAAGTGTTCACACTCAAAAGCGGGCTTTCACAGGCCCTTGATGATAACCTGAAATTGCACAGATTCTGGCCTATCCTTTTCGGATTTTGTAAGACTGTTAATTCATTACTTGGATCAGCCAAGCTTTGTGGCGCAGAAGCGCAGTTCTGCTTGAACCAGTTGCTCGAAGTTGATGATATTTTAGGCATTCTTGATCACGATGCCATGCCTGTCCCGTTTGTGAAGTTGCCTGAAGACGTTAAGCTTATTTTAGAAGATAGAGAACTCGCCCGTGGCAAAAAGGATTTCGCCACAGCCGATGCCCTGCGAGATAAGCTACTTGAGGCAGGATTCAACGTGGAAGACAGCTCGGACGGGGCGCGGGTTTTTAAGGTTCGGTAA
- a CDS encoding 4Fe-4S binding protein has protein sequence MEKSAIINICRGIKGGECRFALFVEENFADRIKQTVIDSGWPEFLKEKFGDNISRHKAFCVNGAACPNGCSRPHVSDIGLIRACVPLINHEECITCGECVRNCPDHAMEIVDDKVVITREKCLVCGLCTRTCPVEVISCSRNGWRVLVGGRLGRHPRLGLELPGVYSSAEVLLLISKSIKIWAENYEDGKRFGQIMDKVGHEKLLQD, from the coding sequence ATGGAGAAATCAGCAATCATAAATATTTGTCGTGGCATCAAAGGCGGAGAATGCCGCTTTGCTTTGTTTGTTGAAGAGAACTTTGCCGATAGAATTAAGCAGACTGTGATAGATTCCGGTTGGCCTGAATTTCTTAAAGAGAAATTCGGTGATAATATTTCTCGCCATAAGGCTTTCTGTGTTAACGGGGCAGCGTGTCCTAACGGTTGTTCTCGTCCACATGTTTCTGACATAGGGCTTATCCGTGCATGTGTGCCGCTGATTAATCACGAAGAATGTATAACATGTGGTGAGTGTGTACGGAATTGCCCAGACCATGCAATGGAAATAGTTGATGATAAGGTAGTGATTACACGCGAAAAGTGTCTCGTTTGCGGGTTATGTACACGCACTTGTCCGGTTGAAGTTATTTCATGCTCCAGAAATGGTTGGAGAGTTCTTGTTGGAGGACGCCTTGGTCGACATCCTCGTTTAGGTTTAGAACTTCCCGGAGTATACAGCAGTGCTGAAGTTTTACTTTTAATTTCTAAGAGTATTAAAATTTGGGCAGAAAACTATGAAGATGGCAAACGGTTTGGGCAGATTATGGATAAAGTAGGGCATGAAAAGTTGCTGCAGGATTAA
- a CDS encoding chemotaxis protein, giving the protein MSSKILLKSGTNEVEILELYLDEGTGDKKKRWSFGLNVAKVKKIIKEDDLKNFSGRKDGTTKRVGSATVDTSNILVLGMFEFMGSVIPLIDLSGWLRMDKVRGENRMVLITEFNNVTSAFLVSGVNRIHRISWEELESLQGDMAKYAEGTIIGTVKLTDPNRILQVLDLEQALDDLSPSKGNEALLDVAEVDEVFFKALCADDSRSMRNLVKQALEKGGFSVEAFVNGKDLWDALLTLKDMAEREGKPITDYLQLVVSDIEMPGMDGHAVTRRIKADPILKELTVFLFSSLITEELLHKGASVGADRQYSKPQIASLVAQAWEDANAMMEAHR; this is encoded by the coding sequence ATGTCGAGTAAGATCCTATTGAAATCCGGAACTAATGAAGTTGAAATTCTAGAGCTATATCTTGACGAAGGAACCGGTGACAAAAAGAAACGTTGGTCCTTCGGACTTAATGTCGCCAAAGTAAAAAAAATAATTAAAGAAGATGATTTAAAGAATTTTTCAGGTCGTAAAGACGGAACAACTAAAAGAGTTGGTTCCGCAACAGTAGACACAAGTAATATTCTTGTTCTTGGGATGTTTGAATTTATGGGGTCAGTTATTCCGCTTATTGACCTTAGCGGCTGGCTGAGAATGGACAAAGTGCGCGGTGAAAATCGGATGGTGCTTATCACTGAATTTAATAATGTTACCAGTGCATTTCTGGTTTCCGGTGTTAACAGAATCCATCGTATAAGCTGGGAAGAGCTTGAGTCTTTGCAGGGGGATATGGCCAAGTATGCTGAGGGAACAATTATTGGAACAGTAAAATTGACTGATCCTAACCGCATTCTTCAGGTACTCGACCTTGAACAGGCTTTAGATGATTTGAGCCCGTCTAAGGGGAATGAAGCTCTACTTGACGTTGCAGAGGTTGATGAAGTCTTTTTTAAAGCTCTATGTGCTGATGACTCCCGTTCCATGCGTAATCTCGTAAAGCAGGCTTTGGAAAAAGGCGGTTTTTCTGTGGAAGCCTTTGTCAATGGCAAAGACCTTTGGGATGCTCTACTGACACTTAAAGACATGGCAGAACGTGAAGGGAAGCCGATTACGGATTATCTCCAGCTTGTTGTTTCTGATATTGAGATGCCTGGTATGGACGGTCACGCCGTGACACGCAGAATCAAGGCTGATCCTATTTTGAAAGAATTGACTGTATTTTTATTTTCATCGCTCATCACAGAGGAATTATTGCACAAAGGAGCTTCTGTCGGGGCGGATAGGCAATATTCTAAACCTCAGATAGCATCTTTGGTTGCACAGGCATGGGAAGATGCAAATGCAATGATGGAGGCTCACCGATAG
- a CDS encoding ferredoxin: MSRIVVVDIDECIGCEACVEACPEVFSMGPGSIAQVYNPEGAPEEKIEEAIEMCPVNCILWED; encoded by the coding sequence ATGAGTCGTATTGTCGTTGTTGATATTGATGAATGTATCGGATGTGAAGCTTGTGTGGAAGCTTGTCCTGAAGTGTTCTCCATGGGGCCGGGAAGTATTGCTCAAGTGTATAATCCTGAAGGAGCTCCTGAAGAAAAGATCGAAGAGGCTATTGAGATGTGTCCAGTTAACTGTATACTGTGGGAGGATTAA
- the hcp gene encoding hydroxylamine reductase, translated as MFCNQCEQTAKGQGCTVKGVCGKTDETSAIQDLLIRVLAELGTVAVKAHAEGLKIPSAVNRLTAEAVFSTLTNVNFDDERFIPIVKDVAAARDELLGKLKGGCSCGGVTKVGATAVELSKQGEAFSVASFDENPDLRSLKQILIYGLKGVAAYVDHAAILGQEDPAVFAFMHEALAASLKPLSMDELVALCMKCGEVNLRAMQLLDAGNTGTYGHPVPTEVPLGAKAGKAILVSGHDLKDLRGLLEQTEGSGINIYTHGEMLPCHGYPELKKFSHFYGHYGTAWQNQVKEFAEFPGAILMTTNCIQKPAETYKGDIYTTGLVGWPGVTHVPNNDFSEVIAKAKELPGFPADTDKGTVLCGFARNAVLGVADKVIEGVKAGAIRHFFLVGGCDGAKPGRNYYTEFVEKVPSDCVILTLACGKFRFFDKKLGDIGGIPRLLDIGQCNDAYSAIQIAVALAGAFECGVNELPLSMILSWYEQKAVSILLTLLHLGIKDIRLGPSLPAFITPNVLNFLVENFNIMPINTPDEDLKAILG; from the coding sequence ATGTTTTGCAATCAGTGTGAACAGACAGCAAAAGGGCAAGGATGCACCGTAAAAGGAGTATGCGGAAAGACTGACGAGACATCTGCAATTCAGGATCTTTTGATTCGAGTTCTTGCTGAGCTTGGAACCGTTGCGGTTAAAGCCCATGCGGAAGGGCTTAAAATTCCTTCAGCTGTTAACCGCCTTACTGCCGAAGCTGTTTTTTCAACTCTTACTAATGTAAATTTTGATGACGAAAGGTTTATCCCAATCGTTAAAGATGTTGCTGCAGCGAGAGATGAACTCTTAGGAAAATTAAAAGGTGGATGTTCTTGCGGCGGAGTTACTAAAGTCGGTGCAACTGCTGTTGAGCTCAGCAAGCAGGGTGAAGCTTTTTCAGTTGCCTCATTTGATGAAAACCCTGATCTGCGCTCACTTAAGCAGATTCTTATATACGGACTTAAGGGCGTTGCTGCTTACGTTGACCATGCTGCAATCCTAGGTCAGGAAGATCCTGCTGTATTTGCATTTATGCACGAAGCACTTGCTGCATCACTCAAACCTTTGAGCATGGATGAACTTGTCGCTCTTTGTATGAAATGCGGTGAAGTTAACCTCAGAGCAATGCAACTTCTGGACGCAGGGAACACCGGAACATACGGTCATCCTGTACCAACTGAAGTGCCGCTCGGAGCAAAAGCAGGTAAAGCTATTCTTGTTTCAGGTCATGACCTTAAAGATCTTCGTGGTTTGCTTGAGCAGACTGAAGGTTCTGGAATAAATATTTATACACATGGTGAAATGCTTCCTTGCCATGGATATCCTGAACTCAAAAAGTTCAGTCATTTCTATGGTCATTATGGAACTGCATGGCAGAATCAGGTAAAGGAGTTCGCTGAATTTCCCGGTGCTATTCTTATGACCACCAACTGCATTCAAAAACCTGCTGAAACCTATAAAGGTGATATTTACACAACAGGCCTCGTCGGATGGCCCGGTGTGACTCATGTTCCTAATAATGATTTCAGCGAGGTCATTGCTAAAGCTAAAGAGCTCCCCGGGTTTCCTGCTGATACCGATAAAGGAACTGTTCTTTGTGGATTTGCAAGAAATGCAGTCCTTGGCGTAGCGGATAAAGTTATCGAAGGGGTGAAAGCTGGAGCAATCCGTCATTTCTTCCTCGTGGGTGGCTGTGACGGTGCTAAGCCTGGGCGTAACTACTACACTGAGTTTGTAGAAAAAGTTCCAAGCGATTGTGTTATCTTAACCCTTGCTTGCGGAAAGTTCCGTTTCTTCGATAAAAAACTCGGTGATATCGGGGGAATTCCACGTCTGCTAGATATCGGACAGTGTAACGATGCATATTCTGCTATTCAGATTGCTGTTGCTCTTGCCGGAGCTTTTGAATGCGGCGTGAACGAGCTTCCATTATCCATGATTCTTTCATGGTACGAACAGAAGGCCGTTTCAATCCTTTTGACCTTGCTACATCTTGGAATCAAGGACATTCGCCTTGGGCCTAGTCTTCCGGCTTTCATCACTCCGAATGTGCTGAACTTTCTTGTTGAGAACTTCAACATTATGCCTATCAACACTCCTGATGAAGATCTTAAGGCTATCTTGGGTTAA